A section of the Streptomyces sp. NBC_01591 genome encodes:
- the rpmD gene encoding 50S ribosomal protein L30, with protein MARLKITQTKSYIGSKQNHRDTLRSLGLKRLHDVVVKEDRPEFRGMVHTVRHLVTVEEVD; from the coding sequence ATGGCTCGCCTCAAGATCACGCAGACGAAGTCGTACATCGGCAGCAAGCAGAACCACCGCGACACCCTTCGTTCGCTCGGGCTCAAGCGCCTGCACGACGTGGTTGTCAAGGAGGACCGCCCCGAGTTCCGCGGAATGGTGCACACCGTCCGCCACCTCGTGACGGTTGAGGAGGTCGACTGA
- the rplO gene encoding 50S ribosomal protein L15: MAENKPLKAHDLRPAPGAKTAKTRVGRGEASKGKTAGRGTKGTKARYQVPERFEGGQMPLHMRLPKLKGFKNPFRTEYQVVNLDKLATLYPEGGEVTVADLVAKGAVRNNHLVKVLGQGEISVALQVSVDAVSGSAKEKIAAAGGTVTELV; encoded by the coding sequence ATGGCGGAGAACAAGCCGCTGAAGGCCCATGACCTCCGGCCCGCCCCGGGCGCCAAGACCGCCAAGACCCGTGTGGGTCGTGGTGAGGCGTCCAAGGGTAAGACCGCCGGTCGTGGCACCAAGGGCACCAAGGCCCGTTACCAGGTTCCGGAGCGCTTCGAGGGTGGGCAGATGCCCCTCCACATGCGCCTCCCGAAGCTCAAGGGCTTCAAGAACCCGTTCCGCACCGAGTACCAGGTCGTGAACCTGGACAAGCTCGCGACGCTCTACCCCGAGGGTGGAGAGGTCACCGTGGCCGACCTGGTCGCCAAGGGTGCGGTGCGCAACAACCACCTCGTCAAGGTCCTCGGACAGGGCGAGATCTCCGTGGCACTGCAGGTTTCGGTTGACGCCGTCTCCGGCTCCGCCAAGGAGAAGATTGCCGCCGCCGGCGGCACCGTCACCGAGCTCGTCTGA
- the secY gene encoding preprotein translocase subunit SecY, which translates to MLTAFARAFKTPDLRKKLLFTLGIIVLYRLGAHIPVPGVSYENVQTCVDQASKGNNSLFGLVNMFSGGALLQITIFALGIMPYITASIILQLLTVVIPRLEALKKEGQSGQAKITQYTRYLTVALAILQGTGLVATATSGALFSGCPVADQIVPNQSIFTTIVMVITMTAGTAAVMWLGELITDRGIGNGMSILMFISIAASFPGALWAIKTSGKLADGWIEFGTVILIGFVMVGLVVFVEQAQRRIPVQYAKRMIGRRSYGGTSTYIPLKVNQAGVIPVIFASSLLYIPALIVQFSNSTAGWATWIKDNFVTGDHPYYITAYFLLIVFFAFFYVAISFNPEEVADNMKKYGGFIPGIRAGRPTAEYLSYVLNRITWPGSLYLGLIALVPTMALAGFGGANQNFPFGGTSILIIVGVGLETVKQIESQLQQRNYEGFLR; encoded by the coding sequence GTGCTCACCGCGTTCGCCCGGGCGTTCAAGACGCCCGACCTGCGCAAGAAGCTGCTCTTCACGCTCGGCATCATCGTGCTCTACCGGCTCGGGGCGCACATCCCGGTACCGGGAGTGAGCTACGAGAACGTCCAGACCTGTGTTGATCAGGCCAGCAAGGGCAACAACAGCCTCTTCGGCCTGGTGAACATGTTCAGCGGTGGTGCACTGCTGCAGATCACGATCTTCGCGCTCGGCATCATGCCGTACATCACGGCCAGCATCATTCTTCAGTTGCTGACCGTGGTGATTCCCCGACTCGAGGCACTCAAGAAGGAGGGGCAGTCCGGCCAGGCGAAGATCACGCAGTACACGCGTTATCTGACCGTCGCGCTCGCCATCCTCCAGGGCACCGGCCTGGTGGCCACCGCCACCAGCGGCGCCCTCTTCAGCGGCTGCCCGGTCGCCGACCAGATCGTGCCGAACCAGTCGATCTTCACGACCATCGTGATGGTCATCACGATGACCGCGGGTACCGCGGCCGTCATGTGGCTCGGTGAGCTCATCACCGACCGCGGCATCGGCAACGGTATGTCGATCCTGATGTTCATCTCGATCGCCGCCAGCTTCCCCGGCGCCCTGTGGGCCATCAAGACCAGCGGCAAGCTGGCCGACGGCTGGATCGAGTTCGGCACCGTCATCCTGATCGGCTTCGTGATGGTGGGCCTCGTCGTCTTCGTCGAGCAGGCCCAGCGCCGTATCCCGGTGCAGTACGCGAAGCGCATGATCGGCCGCAGGTCGTACGGCGGTACCTCGACGTACATTCCGCTGAAGGTCAATCAGGCGGGTGTGATTCCCGTCATCTTCGCTTCTTCGCTGCTCTACATCCCTGCCCTGATCGTCCAGTTCTCCAACTCCACTGCGGGCTGGGCGACCTGGATCAAGGACAACTTCGTGACGGGCGACCACCCGTACTACATCACGGCGTACTTCCTGTTGATCGTCTTCTTCGCCTTCTTCTATGTGGCGATTTCGTTCAACCCCGAGGAAGTCGCCGACAACATGAAGAAGTATGGTGGGTTCATCCCGGGTATCCGGGCTGGTCGACCTACTGCCGAGTACCTGAGCTACGTGCTCAACAGGATCACTTGGCCGGGCTCGCTGTACCTGGGTCTGATCGCTCTTGTGCCGACGATGGCGTTGGCAGGCTTCGGTGGAGCCAACCAGAACTTCCCGTTCGGCGGGACGAGCATCCTCATCATCGTGGGTGTGGGTCTGGAGACCGTGAAGCAGATCGAGAGTCAGCTCCAGCAGCGCAATTACGAAGGGTTCCTCCGCTGA
- a CDS encoding adenylate kinase, with the protein MRIVLVGPPGAGKGTQAAYLAKNLSIPQISTGDLFRANISQGTDLGKQARAFMDAGQLVPDEVTIGMAKDRMSQPDAENGFLLDGFPRNVGQAEALDAMLKDEGTKLDAVLDLEVPEDEVVKRIAGRRICRNDGSHVFHVTYNPPKTEGVCDACGGELYQRDDDTEDTVRTRLEVYHSQTEPIIDYYRAQNLVVTISALGKVTDVTERAMEALKSDKG; encoded by the coding sequence ATGCGAATCGTCCTCGTCGGGCCGCCCGGTGCCGGCAAGGGAACGCAGGCTGCGTACCTTGCCAAGAACCTGTCGATTCCGCAGATCTCCACGGGCGATCTCTTCCGTGCCAACATCAGCCAGGGCACCGACCTTGGCAAGCAGGCCCGTGCCTTCATGGATGCAGGGCAGTTGGTGCCGGACGAGGTCACCATCGGGATGGCCAAGGACCGCATGTCCCAGCCGGACGCCGAGAACGGTTTCCTGCTGGACGGCTTCCCGCGCAACGTGGGTCAGGCCGAGGCTCTTGACGCCATGCTCAAGGACGAGGGCACCAAGCTCGACGCGGTCCTGGACCTGGAAGTCCCCGAGGACGAGGTGGTCAAGCGCATCGCCGGCCGCCGGATCTGCCGGAACGACGGCTCCCACGTCTTCCACGTGACGTACAACCCGCCGAAGACCGAGGGCGTCTGTGACGCCTGCGGCGGCGAGCTGTACCAGCGCGACGACGACACCGAGGACACGGTTCGTACCCGGCTGGAGGTCTACCACTCGCAGACCGAGCCGATCATCGACTACTACCGGGCCCAGAACCTGGTGGTCACCATCTCCGCGCTCGGCAAGGTCACCGATGTGACCGAGCGCGCGATGGAGGCTCTCAAGTCCGACAAGGGCTGA
- the map gene encoding type I methionyl aminopeptidase, translating into MVQIKTPEQIAKMREAGLVVAAIHAATREAAVPGATTLDLDRVARKVIADHGAKSNFLGYGGFPATICTSVNEVVVHGIPDDKTVLKDGDIISIDAGAIVDGWHGDAAYTAFVGTGHAPELVELSRVTEESMWAGIAAMKVNNRLVDISKAIESYIRRQPRPATGKYGIIEDYGGHGIGTEMHMDPHLLNYVARKRGKGIKLVPGVCLAIEPMVSLGTAQTEVLQDDWTVITTDGTWSSHWEHSIALTEQGPLVLTAPDCGKAKLAQYGIEVAPDPLG; encoded by the coding sequence ATGGTGCAGATCAAGACCCCCGAGCAGATCGCGAAGATGCGTGAGGCGGGGCTGGTGGTCGCTGCCATTCACGCGGCCACCCGCGAGGCGGCGGTGCCCGGCGCCACCACGCTGGACCTGGACCGGGTCGCACGCAAGGTGATCGCCGATCACGGTGCGAAGTCGAACTTCCTCGGGTACGGCGGGTTCCCCGCGACCATCTGCACCTCGGTCAACGAGGTCGTCGTCCACGGCATCCCGGACGACAAGACCGTCCTCAAGGACGGCGACATCATCTCCATCGACGCCGGCGCGATCGTCGACGGCTGGCACGGCGACGCCGCGTACACGGCCTTCGTCGGCACGGGTCACGCTCCGGAGCTGGTCGAGCTCTCCCGGGTGACCGAGGAGTCCATGTGGGCCGGTATCGCCGCGATGAAGGTGAACAACCGCCTCGTCGACATCTCGAAGGCGATCGAGTCCTACATCCGGCGCCAGCCCCGTCCCGCCACCGGCAAGTACGGGATCATCGAGGACTACGGCGGCCACGGCATCGGCACCGAGATGCACATGGACCCGCACCTGCTGAACTATGTCGCCCGCAAGCGCGGCAAGGGCATCAAGCTCGTCCCCGGCGTCTGCCTGGCCATCGAGCCGATGGTCTCGCTCGGTACGGCGCAGACCGAGGTGCTCCAGGACGACTGGACCGTCATCACGACGGACGGCACCTGGTCCTCCCACTGGGAGCACTCGATCGCCCTCACCGAGCAGGGCCCCCTGGTCCTGACCGCCCCCGACTGCGGCAAGGCGAAGCTGGCGCAGTACGGGATCGAGGTGGCGCCGGATCCTCTGGGGTGA
- the infA gene encoding translation initiation factor IF-1, whose product MAKKQGAIEIEGTVIESLPNAMFKVELQNGHKVLAHISGKMRMHYIRILPDDRVVVELSPYDLTRGRIVYRYK is encoded by the coding sequence GTGGCCAAGAAGCAAGGTGCCATCGAAATTGAGGGCACCGTGATCGAGTCCCTCCCGAACGCCATGTTCAAGGTGGAACTCCAGAACGGTCACAAAGTCCTCGCGCACATCAGCGGCAAGATGCGGATGCACTACATCCGAATCCTCCCGGATGACCGGGTCGTCGTGGAGCTCTCCCCGTACGACCTGACGCGTGGTCGGATCGTCTACCGCTACAAGTAG
- the rpmJ gene encoding 50S ribosomal protein L36 → MKVKPSVKKICDKCKVIRRHGRVMVICDNLRHKQRQG, encoded by the coding sequence ATGAAGGTCAAGCCGAGCGTCAAGAAGATCTGCGACAAGTGCAAGGTGATCCGCCGTCACGGTCGGGTCATGGTCATCTGCGACAACCTGCGCCACAAGCAGCGCCAGGGCTGA
- the rpsM gene encoding 30S ribosomal protein S13, which yields MARVSGVDIPREKRVEVALTYVFGIGRTRSKEILATTGVNPNTRVRDLAEEDLVKIREYVDANLRTEGDLRREIQADIRRKVEIGCYQGLRHRRGLPVHGQRTSTNARTRKGPRRAIAGKKKPGKK from the coding sequence ATGGCACGCGTTTCAGGTGTTGACATCCCGCGCGAAAAGCGCGTGGAGGTTGCCCTCACCTACGTCTTCGGTATCGGGCGCACCCGGTCCAAGGAGATTCTCGCCACCACTGGCGTGAACCCCAACACCCGCGTTCGCGACCTGGCCGAAGAGGACCTGGTCAAGATCCGCGAGTACGTGGACGCCAACCTCCGCACCGAGGGTGACCTCCGTCGCGAGATCCAGGCCGACATCCGCCGCAAGGTCGAGATCGGCTGCTACCAGGGTCTGCGTCACCGCCGCGGCCTGCCGGTCCACGGCCAGCGCACCAGCACGAACGCTCGTACCCGCAAGGGCCCGCGTCGCGCGATCGCCGGCAAGAAGAAGCCGGGCAAGAAGTAG
- the rpsK gene encoding 30S ribosomal protein S11 gives MPPKGRQGAAKKVRRKEKKNVAHGHAHIKSTFNNTIVSITDPSGNVISWASAGHVGFKGSRKSTPFAAQMAAESAARRAQEHGMRKVDVFVKGPGSGRETAIRSLQATGLEVGSIQDVTPTPHNGCRPPKRRRV, from the coding sequence ATGCCCCCCAAGGGTCGTCAGGGCGCAGCCAAGAAGGTGCGTCGCAAGGAAAAGAAGAACGTCGCTCACGGCCACGCGCACATCAAGAGCACGTTCAACAACACGATCGTCTCGATCACGGACCCCTCGGGCAACGTGATCTCCTGGGCCTCCGCCGGCCACGTCGGCTTCAAGGGCTCGCGCAAGTCCACCCCCTTCGCCGCGCAGATGGCCGCCGAGTCGGCCGCCCGCCGCGCGCAGGAGCACGGCATGCGCAAGGTTGACGTCTTCGTCAAGGGTCCGGGCTCCGGCCGCGAGACCGCGATCCGTTCGCTCCAGGCCACCGGCCTGGAGGTCGGTTCGATCCAGGACGTCACCCCCACCCCGCACAACGGATGCCGGCCGCCCAAGCGTCGCCGCGTCTGA
- a CDS encoding DNA-directed RNA polymerase subunit alpha encodes MLIAQRPSLTEEVVDEFRSRFVIEPLEPGFGYTLGNSLRRTLLSSIPGAAVTSIRIDGVLHEFTTVPGVKEDVTDLILNIKQLVVSSEHDEPVVMYLRKQGPGLVTAADIAPPAGVEVHNPDLVLATLNGKGKLEMELTVERGRGYVSAVQNKQAGQEIGRIPVDSIYSPVLKVTYKVEATRVEQRTDFDKLIVDVETKQAMRPRDAMASAGKTLVELFGLARELNIDAEGIDMGPSPTDAALAADLALPIEELELTVRSYNCLKREGIHSVGELVARSEADLLDIRNFGAKSIDEVKAKLAGMGLALKDSPPGFDPTAAADAFGADDDADAGFAETEQY; translated from the coding sequence ATGCTTATCGCTCAGCGTCCGTCGCTGACCGAAGAGGTCGTTGACGAGTTCCGCTCCCGGTTCGTCATCGAGCCGCTGGAGCCGGGCTTCGGCTACACCCTCGGCAACTCTCTCCGCCGTACGCTCCTCTCCTCGATCCCCGGCGCTGCTGTCACCAGCATCCGGATCGACGGTGTCCTGCACGAGTTCACCACCGTGCCGGGCGTCAAGGAGGACGTCACCGACCTCATCCTCAACATCAAGCAGCTGGTCGTCTCCTCGGAGCACGACGAGCCGGTCGTGATGTACCTGCGCAAGCAGGGCCCCGGCCTGGTCACCGCTGCTGACATCGCCCCGCCGGCCGGTGTCGAGGTCCACAACCCGGACCTGGTCCTGGCCACGCTGAACGGCAAGGGCAAGCTGGAGATGGAGCTGACCGTCGAGCGCGGTCGCGGCTACGTCTCCGCCGTCCAGAACAAGCAGGCGGGCCAGGAGATCGGCCGTATCCCGGTCGACTCCATCTACTCGCCGGTGCTCAAGGTCACGTACAAGGTCGAGGCGACCCGTGTCGAGCAGCGCACCGACTTCGACAAGCTGATCGTCGACGTCGAGACCAAGCAGGCCATGCGTCCCCGTGACGCCATGGCTTCGGCCGGTAAGACCCTGGTCGAGCTGTTCGGTCTGGCGCGCGAGCTCAACATCGACGCCGAGGGCATCGACATGGGCCCGTCCCCGACGGACGCCGCGCTCGCCGCCGATCTGGCGCTGCCGATCGAGGAGCTGGAGCTCACGGTCCGTTCGTACAACTGCCTCAAGCGCGAGGGCATCCACTCCGTGGGTGAGCTCGTGGCTCGTTCCGAGGCCGACCTGCTCGACATCCGCAACTTCGGTGCGAAGTCGATCGACGAGGTCAAGGCGAAGCTGGCCGGCATGGGCCTGGCGCTCAAGGACAGCCCGCCCGGATTCGACCCGACGGCCGCGGCGGACGCGTTCGGCGCGGACGACGACGCGGATGCCGGTTTCGCGGAGACCGAGCAGTACTAG
- the rplQ gene encoding 50S ribosomal protein L17, translating to MPKPAKGARLGGSAAHEKLLLNNLAKSLFEHGRITTTEAKARRLRPVAERFITKAKKGDIHNRRLVLQSITDKGVVHTLFTEIAPRYENRPGGYTRITKIGNRRGDNAPMAVIELVEALTVAQQATGEAEAATKRAVKEDALKKDEAPAEAVEDAKPADDAESKDA from the coding sequence ATGCCGAAGCCCGCCAAGGGTGCCCGTCTGGGCGGCAGCGCCGCGCACGAGAAGCTGCTTCTCAACAACCTCGCGAAGTCGCTGTTCGAGCACGGCCGCATCACCACGACCGAGGCCAAGGCCCGTCGCCTGCGTCCGGTCGCCGAGCGTTTCATCACCAAGGCGAAGAAGGGCGACATCCACAACCGTCGCCTGGTGCTGCAGTCGATCACGGACAAGGGCGTCGTTCACACGCTCTTCACCGAGATCGCCCCGCGGTACGAGAACCGCCCCGGTGGTTACACCCGCATCACCAAGATCGGCAACCGTCGTGGCGACAACGCCCCGATGGCGGTCATCGAGCTGGTCGAGGCGCTGACCGTGGCCCAGCAGGCCACCGGTGAGGCCGAGGCCGCCACGAAGCGTGCGGTCAAGGAAGACGCCCTCAAGAAGGACGAGGCTCCGGCCGAGGCCGTCGAGGACGCCAAGCCGGCCGACGACGCCGAGTCCAAGGACGCCTGA
- the truA gene encoding tRNA pseudouridine(38-40) synthase TruA, whose translation MSDEVEPGFVRVRLDLAYDGKDFSGWAKQTSRRTVQGEIEGALRTVTRSSRTYDLTVAGRTDAGVHARGQVAHVDLPDEVWAEHADKLLRRMAGRMAPDVRIWRIAPAPVGFNARFSALWRRYAYRVADRPGGVDPLLRGHVLWHDRPLDVDAMNEAAGRMVGEHDFAAYCKKREGATTIRTLQKLSWVRDGATGILTATVQADAFCHNMVRALIGAALFVGDGRRPAEWPAQVLAARVRDPGVHVVRPHGLTLEEVAYPADELLAARAVEARNVRTLPGGGCC comes from the coding sequence GTGAGTGACGAAGTGGAGCCCGGCTTCGTACGGGTGCGGCTGGACCTGGCGTACGACGGCAAGGATTTCTCGGGCTGGGCCAAGCAGACCTCCAGGCGGACCGTCCAGGGGGAGATCGAGGGCGCGCTGCGGACCGTGACGCGGTCCTCGCGGACGTACGACCTCACCGTCGCCGGGCGGACCGATGCCGGGGTGCACGCCCGGGGCCAGGTCGCGCATGTCGATCTGCCGGACGAGGTGTGGGCCGAGCACGCGGACAAGCTGCTGCGGCGGATGGCCGGGCGGATGGCGCCCGATGTACGGATCTGGCGGATCGCGCCGGCGCCCGTGGGGTTCAACGCGCGGTTCTCGGCGCTGTGGCGGCGTTACGCGTATCGCGTGGCCGATCGTCCCGGTGGGGTGGATCCGCTGTTGCGCGGTCATGTGCTGTGGCACGACCGGCCGTTGGACGTGGACGCCATGAACGAGGCGGCCGGCCGGATGGTCGGGGAGCACGACTTCGCCGCGTACTGCAAGAAGCGCGAGGGCGCGACGACCATCCGTACGCTGCAGAAGCTGAGTTGGGTACGGGACGGGGCGACCGGGATCCTGACGGCGACCGTGCAGGCGGACGCGTTCTGCCACAACATGGTCCGCGCGCTGATCGGTGCGGCGCTCTTCGTCGGGGACGGGCGCCGTCCTGCCGAGTGGCCGGCCCAGGTGCTCGCGGCCCGGGTGCGCGACCCCGGGGTGCACGTAGTGCGCCCGCATGGGCTGACCTTGGAGGAAGTGGCCTACCCGGCCGACGAGTTGCTGGCCGCCCGCGCCGTGGAGGCGCGCAATGTGCGCACGCTCCCCGGGGGCGGTTGCTGCTGA
- a CDS encoding ABC-F family ATP-binding cassette domain-containing protein: MLCMGHLEAGHLEYYLPDGRVLLGDASFRVADGAVVALVGANGAGKTTLLRLLAGDLQPHGGSVSVSGGLGVMQQFVGSVRDERTVRDLLVSVSQPRIREAALAVDRAEELILTVDDEAAQMKYAQALSDWAEARGYEAETVWDMCTMAALGVPYEKAQWREVRTLSGGEQKRLVLEALLRGPDEVLLLDEPDNYLDVPGKRWLEERLKETRKTVLFVSHDRELLSRAAEKIVSVEPSPAGSDVWVHGAGFDTYHQARKDRFARFEELLRRWEEEHARLKALVHRLRQQAAISPDMASRYRAMQTRFKKFEDAGPPPEPPREQDIKMRLRGGRTGVRAVTCKNLELTGLMKPFDLEIFYGERVAVLGSNGSGKSHFLRLLAGEPVAHTGEWKLGARVVPGHFAQTHAHPELLGKTLVEILWTEHAKDRGGAMSVLRRYELERQGDQPFEKLSGGQQARFQILLLELAGTTALLLDEPTDNLDLESAEALQDGLEAYEGTVMAVTHDRWFAKSFDRYLVFGSDGVVRETTAPVWDERRVERAR; encoded by the coding sequence ATGCTGTGCATGGGACATCTTGAAGCAGGCCACCTGGAGTACTACCTACCGGACGGGCGGGTGCTGCTCGGCGATGCTTCGTTCCGGGTGGCGGACGGTGCCGTGGTCGCCCTCGTGGGGGCCAACGGGGCCGGCAAGACGACGCTGCTGAGGCTGCTCGCCGGCGATCTCCAGCCGCACGGCGGTTCCGTCTCGGTGAGCGGCGGGCTCGGGGTGATGCAGCAGTTCGTGGGCTCCGTGCGGGACGAACGCACGGTCCGGGACCTGCTGGTCTCCGTGTCCCAGCCGCGCATCCGGGAGGCGGCCCTGGCGGTCGACAGGGCCGAGGAGCTGATCCTCACCGTCGACGACGAGGCCGCGCAGATGAAGTACGCGCAGGCCCTGAGCGACTGGGCGGAGGCCCGTGGGTACGAGGCCGAGACCGTCTGGGACATGTGCACCATGGCCGCGCTCGGCGTCCCGTACGAGAAGGCGCAGTGGCGCGAGGTGCGCACGCTCTCCGGCGGTGAGCAGAAGCGGCTGGTGCTGGAGGCGCTGCTGCGCGGCCCCGACGAGGTGCTGCTGCTCGACGAGCCGGACAACTATCTCGACGTGCCGGGCAAGCGCTGGCTGGAGGAGCGGCTCAAGGAGACCCGTAAGACGGTCCTCTTCGTCTCCCACGACCGCGAGCTGCTCTCACGGGCCGCCGAGAAGATCGTCAGCGTGGAGCCGAGCCCGGCGGGCAGCGATGTGTGGGTGCACGGCGCCGGCTTCGACACGTACCACCAGGCCCGCAAGGACCGGTTCGCCCGGTTCGAGGAGCTGCTGCGGCGCTGGGAGGAGGAGCACGCCCGGCTGAAGGCGCTGGTCCACCGGCTGCGGCAGCAGGCGGCGATCAGCCCGGACATGGCGTCCCGCTACCGGGCGATGCAGACCCGGTTCAAGAAGTTCGAGGACGCGGGCCCGCCGCCGGAGCCGCCGCGCGAGCAGGACATCAAGATGCGGCTGCGCGGCGGCCGGACCGGCGTACGTGCGGTGACCTGCAAGAACCTTGAGCTGACCGGGCTGATGAAGCCGTTCGACCTGGAGATCTTCTACGGGGAACGGGTCGCCGTCCTCGGCTCGAACGGATCGGGGAAGTCGCACTTCCTGCGGCTCCTCGCGGGCGAGCCGGTCGCGCACACCGGGGAGTGGAAGCTCGGGGCACGCGTCGTACCCGGGCACTTCGCGCAGACCCACGCCCACCCGGAGCTGCTGGGCAAGACGCTCGTCGAGATCCTGTGGACGGAGCACGCCAAGGACCGCGGCGGCGCCATGTCCGTACTGCGCCGCTACGAGCTGGAGCGCCAGGGCGACCAGCCCTTCGAGAAGCTGTCCGGCGGGCAGCAGGCGCGGTTCCAGATCCTGCTCCTGGAGCTGGCCGGAACGACCGCGCTGCTGCTGGACGAGCCGACGGACAACCTGGACCTGGAGTCGGCGGAAGCGCTGCAGGACGGCCTTGAGGCGTACGAGGGAACCGTGATGGCCGTCACGCACGACCGGTGGTTCGCGAAGTCCTTCGACCGCTATCTGGTGTTCGGCTCGGACGGCGTCGTACGCGAGACGACGGCGCCGGTGTGGGACGAGCGGAGGGTGGAACGGGCGCGGTAG
- the rplM gene encoding 50S ribosomal protein L13: MRTYSPKPGDVTRQWHIIDAQDIVLGRLATTAANLLRGKHKAIYAPHMDMGDFVIIINAEKVHLSGNKKTQKMAYRHSGFPGGLRSVRYDELLAKSPEKAVEKAIKGMIPKNSLGRQMLSKLKVYAGDQHPHAAQQPVPFEITQVAQ, translated from the coding sequence GTGCGTACGTACAGCCCCAAGCCCGGCGATGTGACGCGCCAGTGGCACATCATTGACGCGCAGGACATCGTCCTGGGTCGTCTGGCCACCACGGCTGCGAACCTCCTCCGCGGCAAGCACAAGGCGATCTACGCCCCCCACATGGACATGGGCGACTTCGTCATCATCATCAACGCCGAGAAGGTTCACCTCTCCGGCAACAAGAAGACCCAGAAGATGGCGTACCGCCACTCCGGGTTCCCGGGTGGTCTCCGCTCCGTCCGTTACGACGAGCTGCTCGCCAAGAGCCCCGAGAAGGCCGTCGAGAAGGCCATCAAGGGCATGATCCCCAAGAACAGCCTGGGCCGTCAGATGCTCTCGAAGCTCAAGGTCTACGCGGGCGACCAGCACCCGCACGCTGCTCAGCAGCCGGTCCCGTTCGAGATCACCCAGGTCGCGCAGTAG
- the rpsI gene encoding 30S ribosomal protein S9 — translation MAETTVENPVEGTEGEEVFAEVTTFESEVPVEGEYTSESLASRFGDPQPAAGLGRRKNAIARVRIVPGTGKWKINGRTLEDYFPNKVHQQEVNEPFKVLELDNRYDVIARISGGGVSGQAGALRLGVARALNEADVDNNRAPLKKAGFLSRDDRAVERKKAGLKKARKAPQYSKR, via the coding sequence GTGGCCGAGACCACTGTTGAGAACCCCGTCGAGGGCACCGAGGGCGAAGAGGTCTTCGCCGAGGTGACCACCTTCGAGTCCGAGGTTCCCGTCGAGGGCGAGTACACCAGCGAGTCGCTGGCGTCCCGCTTCGGCGACCCGCAGCCCGCCGCCGGCCTTGGCCGTCGGAAGAACGCCATCGCCCGCGTCCGGATCGTTCCGGGCACCGGCAAGTGGAAGATCAACGGTCGCACCCTTGAGGACTACTTCCCCAACAAGGTGCACCAGCAGGAAGTCAACGAGCCCTTCAAGGTGCTCGAGCTCGACAACCGCTACGACGTCATCGCCCGCATCTCGGGTGGCGGCGTCTCGGGTCAGGCCGGCGCCCTGCGTCTCGGCGTGGCCCGTGCGCTGAACGAGGCGGACGTGGACAACAACCGCGCCCCGCTGAAGAAGGCCGGCTTCCTCTCCCGTGACGACCGTGCGGTCGAGCGCAAGAAGGCCGGTCTCAAGAAGGCCCGCAAGGCCCCGCAGTACAGCAAGCGCTAA